The Musa acuminata AAA Group cultivar baxijiao chromosome BXJ3-6, Cavendish_Baxijiao_AAA, whole genome shotgun sequence region AGGAGCTGGTCGGAGATTGTCCGTTCCGGCTCAGAAGCACACCTCTCGCGAGCGTCGAGGAACGACGTGCGTCCTCGGCAGAATGAGAGGTACCAAAGCAGAACCACGGAAACGCGCCGTCAAGAAGTGGTTCTCGAAGGTGGTTCCGGCGATGGAAGGTTGCGCCAGAACCCCCGACAGCTCGAAAGCTGCCGCCGGCGTCTTCGAGGGCCAGAGTagcaagcagaagaagaagaagaagtgcctCGCCGGTTGTTGCTCCAAGAGCTGCTGGTGCACATGCAAGAGCAGCAAGAGATCGGCCTATAAGCATCATCAGAGCAGAAAAGATGACGACGATGTGACTGTAAGATTGCCTCCTGTCTCTCCCAGAAGCAGAGGTACCGACAACGTGGATGCGGCGGAGATGCCGACTCTAAGAACAGCAAGAGACGTCTTCATTGTCGCTGAGAGGTTGCCCCCTGGTCCAGCCAGGGAGTTGCCCGTGCCGAATCCCATTGTTGGACAGGAGGTGTACCTGAAGACGGCCCTCGGTTACCTTGCAGATGATGCAGTAGGCGTGGTGGGGATACATGGCACAGGGGGCGTCGGTAAGACCACCCTCTTGAGGAGCATCAACAACCAGTTCTGCGGCAGCGCTGCAAGAACCGAGTTTGATCATgtgatgcttgctgtggtcggTAAAGATCCCGATATCAAGAAGCTCCAGGGAGCCATAGCATACGAGGTCGGATTGCTCCTCAACGACGACGATAGCGAGGTCGTCCGAGCTGCCGCCATCTTCGACTTCCTGAAGGCGAGGAGCTTCTTGCTGCTGTTGGATGACCTTTGGGCACCTCTGGAACTGGCAAAGGTTGGAATCCCGCAACCGTCGAGCGACAGCGCCATCGGACGCAAGCAAAAGCGGATGATCTCGACGCGGCTGGTGGACATCGCTGGAAGAATGCAAGCTCACAAGATCCTCATTTTGGAATGCCTGAAGTGGGAGGAGGCGTGGAACCTATTCAAATCCACTGTCGGCGAGGATACCGTGGGAGATCAAAGAATCCGAAGCTTTGCAGTCACGCTCGCAAAGGAGTGCCGCGGCTTGCCGCTTGCTCTTGTCACGATGGGATCGGCGATGGCCGCAAAGAAGACGGCTGAGGAGTGGCAAAGCGTGATCTCGTCGATCAAAACCTCGCCGCTCCATGAAATCTCAAGTGCAGAGGATGAATCGCTTGCTCTTCTGCACGTTAGCTGCGGAAGCTTGAGAGATCATAGGATGAGACAGTGCTTTTCGTCTTGTTCTTTGTGGCCCGAAGGCTATCACATGTCGAAGGAAAACCTCATCAGGTCTTGGATGGGTCTGGGATCAACACACCATTTCGATGACATCAATGAAGCTTATAACATCGGGAACGCCATGATCGAAACCCTGAAAGCTTCGTCCTTGTTGAAGAACAGCGAAAGGAGCAACAGTCGTCTGGAGATGCACGATGTTGTTCGAGAGATGGCCTCATGGATTGCTTCCGAGGAAGGGAGCAGCAGAAACAAATGGTCGGTGGGAGCCAACAGCAGTGGTCGAACAGGATGGGATGAATGGAGCAGAGCAGAGACGATATCCCTCATGTTCAAGGACATTGCAGCACTCCCTGATtcatgcaattgccccgacctccAATCTTTGATCCTTCGAGGAAACAAGCGTCTTTCCAAGATCCCAAACGGACTGTTTCCCTGCATGATAGCTCTGAGGTACTTGGATCTGTCTCACACTGGCATCTTGCGCCTCCCAGCAGAGGTTGGCACATTGGTGAACTTGCAGTTCCTCGATCTTTCGTACACAAAAATCGCGTGCTTGCCGGAGGAGATCCGAGAGTTGACGAGCTTGAGGCATTTGGAGTTGGAGGGAACGACGGAGCTCAGGACGATTCCTCGTGGAGTGATCTCAAGCCTGGGAATGTTGCAGGTACTGAACCTGTACATGAGTGGCTTCGCGAACTGGAATTGGCTATCGGTGCGTGGTCACCGTGGCATAACCTTCGAAGAGCTGGTGTCCTTGCCGAAACTAAGGTCTGTCGGATTCACCGTGAGGAACATTCCATCTCTGCTCAGGCTTTTCAGCATACGCCATGTATCGACGCACTCCCTGACCATCAGAGAGCTGCGAGGCTTGATCTCTCTCCATCTGTTGCCGGCACTGCTCAGCAGAAACAAGATGGGGAGGCTCAGAAACCTCACGGTCGAATCCAGCCGGTGCTTGAAGGAATTGGTCATGGGAGAGGAGGCTGATGACGCTCCGAAT contains the following coding sequences:
- the LOC135640208 gene encoding disease resistance protein RPS2-like, translating into MRGTKAEPRKRAVKKWFSKVVPAMEGCARTPDSSKAAAGVFEGQSSKQKKKKKCLAGCCSKSCWCTCKSSKRSAYKHHQSRKDDDDVTVRLPPVSPRSRGTDNVDAAEMPTLRTARDVFIVAERLPPGPARELPVPNPIVGQEVYLKTALGYLADDAVGVVGIHGTGGVGKTTLLRSINNQFCGSAARTEFDHVMLAVVGKDPDIKKLQGAIAYEVGLLLNDDDSEVVRAAAIFDFLKARSFLLLLDDLWAPLELAKVGIPQPSSDSAIGRKQKRMISTRLVDIAGRMQAHKILILECLKWEEAWNLFKSTVGEDTVGDQRIRSFAVTLAKECRGLPLALVTMGSAMAAKKTAEEWQSVISSIKTSPLHEISSAEDESLALLHVSCGSLRDHRMRQCFSSCSLWPEGYHMSKENLIRSWMGLGSTHHFDDINEAYNIGNAMIETLKASSLLKNSERSNSRLEMHDVVREMASWIASEEGSSRNKWSVGANSSGRTGWDEWSRAETISLMFKDIAALPDSCNCPDLQSLILRGNKRLSKIPNGLFPCMIALRYLDLSHTGILRLPAEVGTLVNLQFLDLSYTKIACLPEEIRELTSLRHLELEGTTELRTIPRGVISSLGMLQVLNLYMSGFANWNWLSVRGHRGITFEELVSLPKLRSVGFTVRNIPSLLRLFSIRHVSTHSLTIRELRGLISLHLLPALLSRNKMGRLRNLTVESSRCLKELVMGEEADDAPNWRLHQLEVLNLVCLPELERVIWRGVPPHACLPNLRFLSLLCCNSLKNITWIFHLPLLQELYVQNCDEMERVMEEEKAEKIGTPLPNLRYIYLRDLKKLVSIKDHALPFPGLERILVYNCSELKQLPLGAKSAEKLRMIFGERGWWERLEWGNQSIKSVFASCFREIPAGYEPSMKILDGL